The following are encoded together in the Planococcus antarcticus DSM 14505 genome:
- the guaC gene encoding GMP reductase yields MENVFDYEDIQLVPAKAVVDSRSECDTSIEFGGRTFKLPVVPANMQTIIDEKIAGFLAENNYFYIMHRFEPEKRLAFAKDMQQRGLYASISVGVKPEDYEFVQLLADEKITPEYITIDVAHGHSNAVINMIQHIKKLLPESFLIAGNVGTPEAVRELEHAGADATKVGIGPGKVCITKIKTGFGTGGWQLAALRWCGKAASKPIIADGGIRTHGDIAKSVRFGASMVMIGSLFAGHEESPGQTINQDGKLLKEYFGSASEFQKGEKKNVEGKKMFVEYKGMLKHTLVEMEQDLQSAISYAGGDKLLAIRNVDYVIVKNSIFNGDKVY; encoded by the coding sequence ATGGAAAATGTATTTGATTACGAAGATATTCAGTTGGTTCCTGCAAAAGCGGTGGTAGATAGCCGTTCAGAATGCGATACGTCGATTGAGTTTGGCGGACGGACTTTTAAATTGCCAGTCGTTCCTGCAAATATGCAGACCATTATAGATGAAAAAATTGCCGGATTTCTGGCTGAAAATAATTATTTTTATATTATGCACCGCTTTGAACCTGAAAAACGGTTGGCGTTTGCAAAAGACATGCAGCAACGCGGCCTATACGCTTCCATCAGTGTCGGCGTAAAACCGGAAGATTATGAGTTTGTGCAGCTATTGGCAGATGAAAAGATTACGCCGGAATACATTACCATCGATGTGGCTCATGGTCATTCCAATGCTGTCATCAACATGATTCAGCACATAAAGAAATTGCTTCCAGAAAGCTTTCTGATCGCTGGAAATGTCGGTACGCCGGAAGCAGTACGTGAATTGGAACACGCTGGAGCGGATGCAACGAAAGTTGGCATCGGGCCCGGAAAAGTATGCATTACCAAAATCAAGACCGGCTTTGGAACGGGCGGCTGGCAGCTGGCAGCACTTCGCTGGTGTGGAAAGGCAGCAAGTAAGCCCATCATCGCAGACGGTGGCATCCGGACACATGGCGACATTGCCAAATCGGTTCGCTTTGGTGCTTCGATGGTTATGATTGGTTCTCTTTTTGCGGGACATGAAGAATCACCTGGACAAACGATCAATCAGGACGGCAAGCTGCTAAAAGAGTATTTCGGATCAGCCTCAGAATTCCAAAAAGGTGAAAAGAAAAACGTCGAAGGCAAGAAGATGTTCGTGGAATATAAAGGAATGTTAAAGCACACCTTAGTAGAAATGGAACAGGATCTTCAATCTGCCATTTCATACGCCGGAGGAGACAAGTTGCTGGCGATCCGCAATGTGGATTATGTTATCGTTAAAAACTCCATTTTCAACGGCGACAAAGTCTATTAA